A DNA window from Macadamia integrifolia cultivar HAES 741 chromosome 4, SCU_Mint_v3, whole genome shotgun sequence contains the following coding sequences:
- the LOC122076415 gene encoding L-type lectin-domain containing receptor kinase IV.1-like: MQVWIDYNGVHKQLNVTLAPFNVSKPDIPLLSLSLDLSLVMQDPMFVGFSSSTSSQLRASHHVLGWSFKQNGPAEELKLTQLPTISSRPYQDGNYIGIIMSFGILFAPILLVMLGIWISLKRKFAEVIEEWELDYGPHRFKYKDLHVATKGFKKEKLLGSGGFGSVYRGVLPTSGIEVAVKKISHDSRQGMREFVSEIITVGKLRHRNLVMLLGYCRREGEFLLVYECMPNGSLDKFLFDPSMLVLNWSQRFQIVRGVASALFYLHEEWEQIVVHRDVKSSNVLLDGEFNARLGDFGLARLYGHGNEPQTTHVAGTLGYIAPELSRTGRANTSTDVFAFGAFMLEVACGRKPINPRASGDEEVVLVDWVFSCWSRGAILDTVDPKLGINYVEREMELVLEIGMLCSNWVPTARPTMRQVMQYLEGELPLPDLSSLSLGANGVTPVDGEGFDDFAVPLSTSVSDWRLSGGR; the protein is encoded by the coding sequence ATGCAAGTCTGGATTGATTACAATGGCGTACACAAGCAGCTCAACGTCACTTTAGCACCATTCAACGTTTCTAAACCAGATATTCCCCTCTTGTCTCTGTCTCTTGATCTTTCTCTGGTCATGCAGGACCCCATGTTCGTCGGTTTCTCATCCTCTACGAGTTCCCAGCTACGAGCATCCCACCATGTGTTGGGTTGGAGCTTCAAGCAGAACGGGCCAGCAGAAGAACTCAAACTCACCCAACTTCCCACGATTTCCTCCAGACCATATCAGGATGGAAACTATATTGGGATTATCATGTCTTTCGGTATATTATTTGCTCCAATATTATTGGTTATGTTAGGCATCTGGattagtttgaaaagaaaatttgcagAAGTAATTGAAGAATGGGAACTCGATTATGGGCCTCACAGGTTCAAGTATAAAGATCTCCATGTGGCGACTAAGGGGTTTAAGAAAGAGAAGCTCCTGGGTAGTGGTGGCTTTGGTAGTGTGTATAGAGGTGTATTACCCACCTCCGGAATCGAAGTTGCAGTGAAGAAAATCTCCCATGACTCTAGACAAGGGATGAGGGAATTTGTTTCTGAGATCATCACCGTCGGTAAACTAAGGCATCGAAACCTAGTAATGCTATTGGGGTACTGCCGACGTGAAGGAGAATTCCTTTTGGTTTATGAATGCATGCCCAACGGAAGTCTAGACAAGTTCCTCTTCGATCCATCTATGCTGGTGCTGAATTGGAGTCAGAGGTTTCAAATTGTTAGAGGTGTAGCATCTGCTCTGTTTTATCTACACGAAGAATGGGAGCAGATTGTGGTTCATAGAGATGTCAAGTCTAGTAACGTTCTATTGGACGGGGAATTCAATGCAAGATTAGGAGATTTTGGACTTGCAAGATTGTATGGCCATGGAAATGAACCTCAAACAACACATGTGGCTGGGACACTAGGTTATATTGCACCTGAACTTTCAAGAACCGGCAGAGCCAACACAAGCACAGATGTGTTTGCATTCGGGGCTTTTATGTTGGAAGTCGCTTGTGGAAGGAAGCCTATAAATCCACGAGCTTCAGGAGATGAGGAAGTGGTGTTGGTGGATTGGGTGTTCTCTTGCTGGAGCAGAGGGGCAATTCTTGATACAGTGGATCCAAAATTAGGGATTAATTACGTAGAAAGGGAAATGGAGTTGGTGTTGGAGATTGGAATGCTTTGCTCTAATTGGGTTCCAACAGCAAGGCCAACCATGCGACAAGTTATGCAATATTTGGAAGGAGAACTTCCTCTTCCAGACCTGTCATCTCTTAGTCTGGGTGCTAATGGCGTAACACCTGTGGATGGGGAAGGCTTTGATGATTTTGCCGTGCCTCTATCAACGTCTGTTTCAGACTGGAGACTTTCAGGAGGACGTTGA
- the LOC122076413 gene encoding L-type lectin-domain containing receptor kinase IV.1-like, with protein sequence MSTKNLISQHNPSLQPPYHYACVANNDNQTFIMGTTFSYLMIVWIDYDGIHKQLNVTLASFNVSKPALPLLSLSRDLSPIMNDPMFVGLSSSTGQVSSSHYVLGWSFKLNGQAEELNLTQLPTLPRQGPYLQFEQKTAILIIGLRVIAAALVLAAIFGILIMVKRKTKFAQVLEEWELEYGPHRFKYKDLYVATKGFKHKELLGIGGFGGFGRVYRGVLPNSKIEVAVKKITHESRQVMREFVAEIVTAGRLRHRYLVTLLGYCRRKGELLLVYDSMPNGSLDKFFFDPSMPMLNWTQRFQILRGVAFALFYLHKEWEQVVVHRDVKSNNVLLDVEFNARLGDFGLARLYGHGSEPQTTHVAGTLGYLSPELSRTGKVNTSTDVFAFGTFMLEVACGRKPRNPRASKDEEIVLVDWMFSYWSKGAILDTVDPKLGMNYVEREMELVLKLGLFCSNWVPTARLTMRQVVQFLEGELPLPDLSSLRVSGNGVPGLVDGKGLGDFAVPISPSVSDWILSGGR encoded by the coding sequence AGTCTGGATTGATTACGATGGTATACACAAGCAGCTCAACGTCACATTAGCTTCATTCAATGTTTCTAAACCAGCTCTTCCCCTCTTGTCTCTGTCTCGAGATCTTTCTCCGATCATGAACGACCCCATGTTCGTCGGTCTCTCATCCTCTACTGGTCAAGTTTCCTCATCCCACTATGTGCTGGGATGGAGCTTCAAGCTGAACGGGCAAGCAGAAGAACTCAATCTCACCCAACTTCCCACGCTACCCCGACAAGGACCCTACCTACAGTTTGAACAGAAAACGGCTATTCTGATTATCGGGCTTCGTGTAATTGCTGCCGCTTTAGTGTTGGCGGCGATCTTTGGAATACTGATTATggtgaaaagaaagacaaaatttGCACAAGTGCTAGAAGAATGGGAACTCGAGTATGGGCCGCATAGGTTCAAGTATAAAGATCTCTACGTGGCCACTAAGGGGTTTAAGCACAAGGAGCTGCTAGGTATTGGTGGCTTTGGTGGCTTTGGTAGGGTGTATAGAGGTGTATTACCCAACTCCAAAATCGAAGTTGCAGTGAAAAAAATCACCCATGAGTCAAGACAAGTAATGAGGGAATTTGTTGCTGAAATTGTTACCGCAGGTCGCCTACGGCATCGGTACCTAGTAACTCTCTTGGGTTACTGCCGGCGTAAAGGAGAACTCCTTTTGGTATATGATAGCATGCCCAATGGAAGTTTAGACAAGTTTTTCTTCGACCCATCAATGCCGATGCTTAATTGGACTCAGAGATTTCAAATTCTTAGAGGTGTAGCATTTGCATTGTTTTACCTACACAAAGAATGGGAGCAGGTTGTGGTTCACAGAGATGTGAAGTCCAATAATGTTCTATTGGATGTTGAATTTAATGCAAGATTAGGGGATTTTGGACTTGCGAGATTGTATGGCCATGGAAGTGAACCTCAAACAACACATGTGGCTGGGACGCTGGGTTATCTTTCACCAGAACTTTCAAGAACTGGCAAAGTAAACACGAGCACAGATGTGTTTGCATTCGGGACTTTTATGTTGGAAGTTGCTTGTGGGAGGAAGCCAAGAAATCCAAGAGCATCAAAAGATGAGGAAATAGTGTTGGTGGATTGGATGTTCTCTTACTGGAGCAAAGGGGCAATTCTTGACACAGTGGATCCAAAATTGGGAATGAATTACGTAGAGAGGGAAATGGAGTTGGTTTTGAAGCTTGGATTGTTTTGCTCTAATTGGGTTCCAACAGCAAGGCTAACAATGAGACAAGTTGTGCAGTTTTTGGAGGGAGAACTTCCTCTACCAGATCTGTCATCTCTTAGAGTGAGTGGTAATGGTGTACCGGGGCTTGTGGATGGCAAAGGCTTAGGTGATTTTGCCGTGCCTATATCACCGTCTGTTTCTGATTGGATACTATCTGGAGGACGTTGA